One window of Candidatus Methylomirabilota bacterium genomic DNA carries:
- the def gene encoding peptide deformylase, whose protein sequence is MAVLKIRKYGDPILRRRALPIEEVTAEVRQTIADMTETMYDEVGIGLAAPQVGISLRLVVVGDEDGRGVRALINPVIVEQGGQVTAEEGCLSIPGIFAPVTRAAWVRLEARDADGKPVELTARGLRARVLQHELDHLDGVLFIDRLDPVTRDRIKRKIKKEGLREDAARHAFAL, encoded by the coding sequence ATGGCCGTTCTGAAGATCCGCAAGTACGGTGACCCGATCCTCCGGCGGCGCGCGCTGCCGATCGAGGAGGTCACGGCCGAGGTTCGGCAGACGATCGCCGACATGACCGAGACGATGTACGACGAGGTCGGCATCGGCCTCGCCGCGCCGCAGGTCGGCATCTCGCTCCGGCTCGTCGTCGTGGGCGACGAGGACGGCAGGGGGGTGCGGGCGCTCATCAACCCCGTGATCGTCGAGCAGGGCGGCCAGGTGACGGCCGAGGAGGGCTGCCTCTCGATCCCTGGCATCTTCGCGCCGGTCACGCGCGCCGCGTGGGTGCGGCTCGAGGCGCGCGACGCCGACGGCAAGCCCGTGGAGCTCACGGCGCGCGGCCTCCGCGCGCGCGTGCTGCAGCACGAGCTGGACCACCTCGATGGCGTCCTCTTCATCGACCGCCTCGACCCGGTGACCCGCGATCGCATCAAGCGGAAGATCAAGAAGGAAGGTCTCCGCGAGGACGCCGCCCGCCACGCCTTCGCGCTTTAG